A stretch of the Mycobacterium sp. ITM-2016-00317 genome encodes the following:
- a CDS encoding TetR/AcrR family transcriptional regulator: MTETSAPRRRRHRAPRGAGEQLHDEILDAATELLLESGDEKAVSIRAVAERVGVTPPSIYLHFADKTALLNAVCSHYFEKLDEEMQAAAEASVPALDVLRAQGMAYLSFAMKTPVLYRIAMLGPGSPGSDVDVALNSSAFAHLRATVQALISEGIYPPGDPTILALQLWTAVHGIAAMLISRPYLPWGDVEQFADSLMRAVCCGHVVSAAIRPEDSPQDIMGWLKEAVDERQRG, encoded by the coding sequence ATGACTGAGACCAGCGCGCCACGACGGCGTCGACACCGCGCACCGCGCGGCGCCGGCGAGCAGCTGCACGACGAGATCCTCGACGCCGCCACCGAACTGCTGCTCGAGAGCGGGGACGAGAAGGCGGTGTCGATCCGGGCGGTCGCCGAACGGGTCGGGGTGACACCGCCGTCTATCTACCTGCACTTCGCCGACAAGACCGCGTTGCTGAACGCGGTGTGCAGCCACTACTTCGAGAAGCTCGACGAGGAGATGCAGGCCGCGGCCGAGGCGTCCGTGCCTGCGCTGGACGTGCTGCGCGCCCAGGGCATGGCCTATCTGTCGTTCGCGATGAAAACGCCTGTGCTGTACCGGATCGCGATGCTGGGTCCGGGCAGTCCCGGCAGCGACGTCGACGTCGCGTTGAACAGTTCGGCGTTCGCACACCTGCGCGCGACGGTGCAGGCGTTGATCTCAGAGGGGATCTACCCGCCGGGGGACCCGACGATACTGGCCCTGCAGCTGTGGACCGCCGTGCACGGGATCGCCGCGATGCTCATCTCCCGGCCCTATCTACCCTGGGGCGACGTGGAGCAGTTCGCCGACAGTCTGATGCGGGCGGTGTGCTGCGGCCACGTGGTGTCCGCGGCGATCCGGCCGGAGGATTCGCCGCAGGACATCATGGGTTGGCTGAAGGAGGCGGTGGATGAGCGACAGCGTGGATAA
- a CDS encoding CaiB/BaiF CoA-transferase family protein, whose amino-acid sequence MAGPLQGLRVVELAGIGPGPHAAMILGDLGADVVRIERPGKGPGPATKPGGDYLLRNRRSVAANLKSEEDREMVLRLIAKADVLIEGFRPGVTERLGLGPEDCAKVNDKLIYARMTGWGQDGPRAQQAGHDINYISLNGALHAIGRAGERPVPPLNLVGDFGGGSMFLLVGVLSALYERERSGKGQVVDAAMVDGASVLSMMMWSFRGMGMWSDERGVNMLDTGAPYYDTYTCADGRHVAVGAIEPQFYAQLLAGLGLDPADLPDQNDMSRWPELREVFTKAFVAHDRDHWAKVFAGTDACVTPVLSFAEVESEPHNTERDTFYTENGSLYPAPAPRFSRSVPAAPKAPGVPGADTEAVLQEWV is encoded by the coding sequence ATGGCTGGACCACTACAGGGACTTCGAGTCGTGGAACTGGCCGGCATCGGCCCTGGGCCGCACGCGGCAATGATTCTCGGCGATCTCGGCGCCGACGTCGTGCGCATCGAACGCCCCGGCAAGGGCCCCGGCCCGGCGACCAAACCGGGCGGCGACTACCTGCTGCGCAACCGGCGATCGGTCGCGGCGAACCTGAAGAGCGAAGAGGACCGCGAGATGGTCCTGCGGCTGATCGCCAAGGCCGACGTGCTGATCGAGGGCTTCCGGCCCGGCGTCACCGAGCGCCTGGGCCTGGGCCCCGAGGACTGCGCCAAGGTCAACGACAAGCTGATCTACGCGCGGATGACCGGCTGGGGGCAGGACGGCCCGCGCGCTCAGCAGGCCGGCCACGACATCAACTACATCTCGCTCAACGGCGCGCTGCACGCGATCGGCCGTGCGGGTGAACGCCCGGTGCCGCCGCTCAACCTGGTCGGCGACTTCGGTGGCGGCTCGATGTTCCTGCTCGTCGGCGTGCTCTCGGCGCTCTACGAGCGGGAGCGCTCGGGCAAGGGCCAGGTCGTCGATGCCGCGATGGTCGACGGCGCCAGCGTGCTGTCGATGATGATGTGGTCGTTCCGCGGTATGGGGATGTGGAGCGACGAGCGCGGGGTGAACATGCTCGACACCGGCGCGCCGTACTACGACACCTACACCTGCGCCGACGGCCGCCACGTCGCGGTCGGCGCGATCGAGCCGCAGTTCTACGCCCAGCTGTTGGCCGGCCTCGGCCTGGATCCGGCGGACCTGCCCGACCAGAACGACATGAGCCGCTGGCCGGAGCTGCGCGAGGTGTTCACCAAGGCCTTCGTCGCCCACGACCGCGACCACTGGGCGAAGGTGTTCGCCGGCACCGACGCCTGCGTCACCCCGGTGCTGTCGTTCGCCGAGGTCGAGTCGGAGCCGCACAACACCGAACGCGACACCTTCTACACCGAGAACGGTTCCCTGTACCCGGCGCCCGCGCCGCGGTTCTCGCGCAGCGTCCCGGCGGCCCCCAAGGCGCCGGGCGTGCCGGGCGCGGACACCGAAGCTGTTCTGCAGGAATGGGTTTAG
- a CDS encoding NAD-dependent deacylase, with translation MQVTVFSGAGISAESGVPTFRDVETGLWAKVDPYEISSAEGWRAHPDRVWAWYLWRHHMMSAVAPNNAHRAVAAWQDYADVHVVTQNVDNLHERAGSTRVHHVHGSLFEFHCDRCGTAYTGEVPAMAEPVESVAPPTCEVCGGLIRPNVVWFGEALPDDAWEKSVAAVVNADLVVVVGTSSVVYPAAGLPELAVANGTPVIEVNPEPTPLSASATVTLREKAAAALPGLLQRLPALLD, from the coding sequence GTGCAGGTGACGGTATTCAGCGGTGCGGGGATCTCCGCCGAGAGCGGTGTCCCGACGTTCCGTGACGTCGAGACCGGCTTGTGGGCCAAGGTCGACCCGTACGAGATCTCCAGCGCCGAGGGCTGGCGGGCGCACCCGGACCGGGTGTGGGCGTGGTATCTGTGGCGCCATCACATGATGAGCGCCGTGGCGCCGAACAACGCGCACCGGGCGGTCGCGGCATGGCAGGACTACGCCGACGTGCACGTGGTCACCCAGAACGTCGACAACCTGCACGAACGTGCGGGCAGTACCCGGGTCCACCACGTGCACGGCAGCCTTTTCGAGTTCCACTGCGACCGGTGCGGGACCGCCTACACCGGCGAGGTGCCCGCGATGGCCGAGCCGGTGGAGTCCGTCGCGCCTCCGACCTGTGAGGTGTGCGGCGGACTGATCAGGCCCAACGTGGTGTGGTTCGGGGAGGCGCTGCCCGACGACGCATGGGAGAAATCGGTCGCCGCGGTGGTCAACGCCGACCTGGTCGTGGTGGTCGGGACGTCGTCGGTGGTATACCCGGCGGCCGGACTGCCCGAGCTGGCGGTGGCCAACGGCACGCCCGTCATCGAGGTCAACCCCGAGCCGACCCCGCTGTCGGCCAGCGCCACGGTGACCCTCCGGGAGAAGGCGGCCGCGGCGCTGCCCGGGCTGCTGCAGCGCCTGCCCGCGCTGCTGGATTAG
- a CDS encoding GntR family transcriptional regulator, producing MAELGDWVRVDPHAARPLFDQLRTQIIGGIREGRLTPGTRLPTVRELAGQINLAVNTVARAYRELEAAGILETRGRFGTFVARSDPADAAMATAAHTYVSAARALGVDKGEALKYIETAFG from the coding sequence GTGGCCGAGTTGGGGGATTGGGTACGCGTTGATCCGCACGCTGCCAGGCCGCTGTTTGACCAGCTCAGAACGCAGATCATCGGGGGTATTCGGGAAGGCAGGCTCACGCCCGGCACCCGGCTCCCGACGGTCCGCGAACTGGCGGGTCAGATCAACCTGGCAGTGAACACCGTGGCGCGGGCGTACCGGGAGTTGGAAGCGGCGGGGATTCTGGAGACGAGGGGACGCTTCGGCACCTTCGTCGCGCGTTCGGACCCGGCTGATGCGGCGATGGCGACCGCGGCGCACACCTACGTGTCCGCGGCACGTGCGCTCGGGGTCGACAAGGGGGAGGCGCTCAAATACATCGAGACGGCTTTCGGCTGA
- a CDS encoding nitronate monooxygenase family protein — protein MTLRTKFTEVFGVEHPIAQGGMQWVGRAELVAAVANAGALGFITALTQPTPADLANEIARTRDLTDKPFGVNLTILPSINPPPYDEYRQVIVDSGIKIVETAGSNPAPHLPMFHDNGIKVLHKCTSVRHGVKAQSLGVDGISIDGFECAGHPGEDDVPGLVLIPAAADKIEIPMIASGGFADGRGLAAALALGADGVNMGSRFMCTVESCIHQNVKEAIVAGDERGTELIFRSLHNTARVASNVVSREVVQILKDGGQFEDVKDLVAGVRGRKVFDDGDIDAGIWTVGTAMGLINDIPTVGDLLARIVAEAEGLITGRLAGMVEPAAERV, from the coding sequence GTGACGCTCAGGACGAAGTTCACCGAGGTCTTCGGTGTCGAGCACCCGATCGCCCAGGGCGGTATGCAGTGGGTCGGTCGCGCGGAACTGGTTGCGGCCGTTGCCAATGCGGGCGCACTGGGATTCATCACCGCGCTGACCCAGCCGACACCGGCTGATCTGGCCAACGAAATCGCCAGGACGCGGGATCTGACGGACAAGCCGTTCGGGGTGAACCTGACGATTCTGCCGTCGATCAACCCGCCGCCGTACGACGAGTACCGGCAGGTCATCGTCGACTCGGGCATCAAGATCGTCGAGACCGCGGGCTCGAACCCGGCGCCGCATCTGCCGATGTTCCATGACAACGGCATCAAGGTGCTGCACAAGTGCACTTCGGTGCGGCACGGGGTGAAGGCGCAGTCGTTGGGTGTCGACGGCATCAGCATCGACGGTTTCGAGTGCGCGGGGCATCCGGGTGAGGACGACGTCCCGGGCCTGGTGCTGATCCCGGCGGCCGCCGACAAGATCGAGATCCCGATGATCGCCTCCGGCGGGTTCGCCGACGGTCGCGGTCTGGCCGCGGCGCTGGCACTCGGTGCCGACGGGGTGAACATGGGTTCGCGCTTCATGTGCACTGTGGAGTCCTGCATCCACCAGAACGTCAAGGAAGCCATCGTCGCCGGTGACGAGCGGGGCACGGAGCTGATCTTCCGCAGCCTGCACAACACCGCGCGGGTGGCGTCCAACGTGGTCTCGCGTGAGGTGGTGCAGATCCTCAAGGACGGCGGTCAGTTCGAGGACGTCAAGGATCTGGTGGCCGGCGTGCGCGGCCGCAAGGTGTTCGACGACGGCGACATCGACGCCGGCATCTGGACCGTCGGTACGGCGATGGGCCTGATCAACGACATTCCGACCGTCGGCGATCTGTTGGCCCGGATCGTCGCCGAGGCCGAGGGCCTGATCACCGGCCGCCTGGCCGGGATGGTCGAGCCCGCAGCAGAACGGGTGTGA
- a CDS encoding class I SAM-dependent methyltransferase has protein sequence MEPGDKPNGKHDAADVTGVSETALLTLLVRATEARRPDALLKDPMAIHLVDSIDFDFAKFGFVRRQDMSLRSLAFDKQTSRYLHDHPKATVVALAEGLQTSFYRLDAQPGISHDFRWLTVDLPPMIELRRKLLPASDRVRMLAQSALDFSWMDQVDPSEGVFITAEGLLMYLQPEESMGLITECAARFPGGRMMFDLPPAGFAPLVRRGMRASRRYKVPPMPFTMSVAEAADLVNTVPGVRAVHDVPAEHARGRVLNALLWTAQRVPLLDPFRPMFTLLEFG, from the coding sequence ATGGAACCCGGCGACAAGCCCAACGGCAAACACGACGCCGCCGACGTCACCGGCGTCTCGGAGACCGCGCTGCTGACGCTGCTGGTCCGCGCGACCGAGGCCAGGCGCCCCGACGCGCTGCTCAAGGATCCGATGGCGATCCACCTGGTGGACTCCATCGACTTCGACTTCGCCAAGTTCGGCTTTGTGCGGCGCCAGGATATGTCGTTGCGCTCGTTGGCATTCGACAAACAGACCAGCCGCTACCTGCACGACCATCCGAAGGCCACGGTGGTGGCGCTGGCCGAGGGGCTGCAGACCAGTTTCTACCGGCTCGACGCGCAACCCGGCATCAGCCACGACTTCCGCTGGCTGACCGTCGATCTGCCCCCGATGATCGAGCTGCGCCGCAAACTGCTTCCGGCATCCGACCGGGTGCGCATGCTCGCGCAGTCCGCGCTCGACTTCAGCTGGATGGACCAGGTCGACCCGAGTGAGGGCGTGTTCATCACCGCCGAGGGGCTGCTGATGTACCTGCAACCCGAGGAGTCGATGGGCCTGATCACCGAGTGCGCGGCCCGGTTCCCGGGCGGGCGGATGATGTTCGACCTGCCGCCGGCGGGCTTCGCCCCACTGGTGCGCCGCGGTATGCGCGCGTCGCGCCGCTACAAGGTGCCGCCGATGCCGTTCACGATGTCGGTCGCCGAGGCCGCCGACCTGGTCAACACCGTTCCCGGGGTGCGCGCCGTCCACGACGTGCCTGCCGAACACGCGCGCGGCCGGGTGCTCAACGCGCTGCTGTGGACCGCACAGCGGGTGCCGCTGCTCGATCCGTTCCGGCCCATGTTCACACTGCTCGAGTTCGGCTGA
- a CDS encoding enoyl-CoA hydratase, whose product MTTTDPHTDAYEGIDDLTVGLEGGVLSVTLNRPDSLNSLTAPMLQTFASTLERAASDPRVRVVRIGGAGRGFCSGAGISEEDHANPGASGTPADVLDAANRCIRAIAALPQPAVACVQGAAAGVGVSLALACDVVLASERAFFMLAFTKIGLMPDGGASALIAAAVGRIRAMRMALLAERIPADEAYGWGLVSAVYPAADFDAEVDKVVDTLVSGPAVALRKTKNAINAATLFELDGALELEKTGQLILLESADFREGTKAFQQRRAANFTDS is encoded by the coding sequence ATGACCACGACCGACCCGCACACCGACGCCTACGAGGGCATCGACGACCTCACCGTCGGGCTGGAGGGCGGCGTTCTGAGCGTCACCCTGAACCGGCCCGACAGCCTGAACTCGCTCACCGCGCCGATGCTGCAGACGTTCGCCTCGACCCTGGAGCGCGCCGCGAGCGACCCCCGGGTGCGGGTCGTGCGCATCGGCGGCGCCGGCCGCGGCTTCTGCTCGGGCGCGGGCATCAGCGAAGAGGACCATGCCAACCCGGGCGCTTCGGGCACCCCGGCCGACGTGCTCGACGCGGCCAACCGCTGCATCCGCGCGATCGCCGCCCTGCCCCAGCCCGCGGTCGCCTGCGTGCAAGGCGCGGCGGCGGGCGTGGGCGTCTCGCTGGCGCTGGCCTGCGATGTCGTACTCGCTTCGGAGAGGGCGTTTTTCATGCTCGCCTTCACCAAGATCGGCCTGATGCCCGACGGCGGGGCCTCGGCGCTGATCGCCGCCGCTGTGGGCCGAATCCGCGCGATGCGGATGGCGCTGCTGGCCGAACGGATCCCCGCGGACGAGGCGTACGGGTGGGGCCTGGTCAGCGCGGTGTACCCGGCCGCCGACTTCGACGCCGAGGTCGACAAGGTGGTCGACACGCTGGTGTCCGGACCCGCGGTGGCTCTGCGCAAGACCAAGAACGCGATCAACGCCGCGACGCTGTTCGAGCTCGACGGCGCCCTCGAGCTGGAGAAGACCGGGCAGCTGATCCTGTTGGA
- a CDS encoding 3-hydroxyacyl-CoA dehydrogenase: protein MEIKDAAAVVTGGASGLGLATTKRLLDRGASVVVIDLKGSDVVAELGPRAKFVEANVTDPEQVSAALDAAEEFGPLRINVNCAGIGNAAKTLGKDGPFPLDGFTKVVQVNLIGTFNVLRLSAERMAKTEPINGERGVIINTASVAAFEGQIGQAAYSASKGGVVGMTLPIARDLSREFIRVCTIAPGLFKTPLLGSLPQEAQDSLGKQVPHPARLGDPDEYGALAVHIVENPMLNGETIRLDGAIRMAPR, encoded by the coding sequence GTGGAGATCAAAGACGCCGCCGCCGTCGTGACCGGAGGTGCCTCCGGGCTCGGTCTGGCCACGACGAAGCGACTGCTCGACCGGGGTGCCTCGGTCGTGGTGATCGACCTCAAGGGTTCCGATGTCGTCGCCGAGCTGGGTCCGCGGGCCAAGTTCGTCGAGGCCAATGTCACCGATCCGGAGCAGGTGAGCGCCGCGCTGGACGCCGCCGAGGAGTTCGGCCCGCTGCGCATCAACGTCAACTGCGCGGGCATCGGCAACGCCGCCAAGACGCTGGGCAAGGACGGCCCGTTCCCGCTCGACGGGTTCACGAAGGTCGTGCAGGTCAACCTGATCGGCACCTTCAACGTGCTGCGGCTGAGCGCCGAGCGCATGGCCAAGACCGAACCGATCAACGGTGAGCGCGGCGTCATCATCAACACCGCGTCGGTGGCCGCGTTCGAGGGCCAGATCGGGCAGGCCGCGTACTCGGCGTCCAAGGGCGGCGTCGTCGGCATGACCCTGCCGATCGCGCGTGACCTGTCGCGCGAGTTCATCCGCGTCTGCACCATCGCGCCGGGCCTGTTCAAGACCCCGCTGCTGGGCTCGCTGCCGCAGGAGGCGCAGGACTCGCTGGGCAAGCAGGTGCCGCACCCGGCCCGCCTCGGTGACCCGGACGAGTACGGCGCACTGGCCGTGCACATCGTGGAGAACCCGATGCTCAACGGCGAGACGATCCGCTTGGACGGCGCTATCCGTATGGCCCCGAGGTGA
- a CDS encoding MMPL family transporter yields MLHRIALLAIAAPRRVLVAALLITVACGIFGAPVVGHLSAGGFQDPTSESARATGLLVDKFDQGDMELLISVTDDQGADSPAAQAVGTDLARRLDASPHVASVISPWTAEPSAAAALLSKDGKTGLIVAGITGGESEAQKHAKALSDELVHDRGEVTVRAGGVAMTYVQINAQTEKDLLMMESIAIPLSFVVLVWVFGGLLAAALPLAVGAFAILGSMAVLRAVTLVTDVSIFALNLSIAMGLALAIDYTLLIISRYRDELADGHDRDTALVRTMMTAGRTVLFSALTVALSMVAMILFPMYFLKSFAYAGIAVVGFAAVAAIVVAPAAIALAGDRLDSMDVRKLIRRVLHRPEPAPKQIEQMFWYRSTKFVMRRSIPIGTAVVALLLLLGAPFLGANWGFPDDRVLPDTASARQVGDDMRTDFAVDSSNNVVVVLPDAEGLPPDAIDGYAAELSRVPDVSSVSAPGGTFVGGVTVGPPSSPTGIADGSAFLTVTSTAPLFTDASERQLDGLHDIAPPEGQDVLLTGLAQINRDSSDAITSRLPLVLSVIAVITFVLLFLLTGSVVLPLKALVLNILSLTAAFGALVWIFQDGHLGALGTTPTGTLVATMPVLLFCIAFGLSMDYEVFLISRIREYWLASGGSSAEGGSVDAHRRSDEAVALGLARTGRVVTAAALVMSISFAALIAAKVAFMRMFGVGLTLAILADATLVRMLLVPTFMHMLGRWNWWAPKPLVKLHERIGFSETLGDVEVPAARKPGERVATGNEND; encoded by the coding sequence GTGCTTCATCGCATCGCTCTGTTAGCCATCGCGGCACCGCGCCGCGTCCTCGTCGCTGCGCTGCTGATCACCGTGGCCTGCGGAATCTTCGGCGCGCCGGTGGTGGGACACCTGTCGGCGGGGGGCTTCCAGGACCCGACGTCGGAGTCCGCGCGCGCCACCGGACTGCTGGTCGACAAGTTCGACCAGGGCGACATGGAGCTGCTGATCAGCGTCACCGACGACCAGGGCGCCGACAGCCCCGCCGCGCAGGCCGTCGGCACCGACCTCGCCCGCCGTCTCGATGCGTCCCCGCACGTGGCGTCGGTGATCTCGCCGTGGACGGCGGAACCGTCGGCGGCCGCGGCACTGCTGAGCAAGGACGGGAAGACCGGTCTGATCGTCGCCGGGATCACCGGCGGGGAGAGCGAGGCGCAGAAGCACGCCAAGGCGCTGTCCGACGAGCTGGTCCACGACCGCGGCGAGGTCACCGTGCGCGCCGGGGGCGTCGCGATGACCTACGTCCAGATCAACGCGCAGACCGAAAAAGATCTGCTGATGATGGAGTCGATCGCGATTCCGCTGAGCTTCGTCGTGCTGGTGTGGGTGTTCGGCGGCCTGCTCGCGGCCGCACTGCCGCTGGCCGTCGGCGCGTTCGCGATCCTCGGATCGATGGCGGTGCTGCGCGCGGTCACCTTGGTCACCGACGTGTCGATCTTCGCGCTGAACCTGTCCATCGCGATGGGGCTGGCGCTGGCGATCGACTACACCCTGCTGATCATCAGTCGCTACCGCGACGAACTGGCGGACGGACACGACCGCGACACCGCCCTGGTGCGCACCATGATGACCGCCGGCCGCACCGTGCTGTTCTCGGCGCTGACCGTCGCGCTGTCGATGGTCGCGATGATCCTGTTCCCGATGTACTTCCTGAAGTCGTTCGCCTACGCGGGCATCGCCGTCGTCGGCTTCGCCGCCGTGGCCGCGATCGTGGTCGCACCCGCGGCGATCGCACTGGCCGGCGACAGACTCGACTCGATGGACGTCCGCAAGCTGATCCGGCGGGTGTTGCACCGGCCCGAGCCGGCGCCCAAGCAGATCGAGCAGATGTTCTGGTACCGCTCCACGAAATTCGTGATGCGGCGCTCGATCCCGATCGGCACCGCCGTCGTCGCGCTGCTGCTCCTGCTCGGCGCGCCGTTCCTCGGTGCGAACTGGGGATTCCCCGACGACCGCGTGTTGCCGGACACCGCATCGGCGCGCCAGGTCGGTGACGACATGCGCACGGACTTCGCCGTCGACTCCTCCAACAACGTCGTCGTGGTGCTGCCGGACGCCGAAGGCCTGCCGCCCGATGCCATCGACGGCTACGCCGCCGAACTGTCCCGCGTCCCGGACGTGTCGTCGGTGTCGGCGCCCGGCGGCACCTTCGTCGGCGGCGTCACGGTGGGTCCACCGTCGTCGCCCACCGGGATCGCCGACGGCAGCGCATTTCTCACCGTCACCAGCACCGCGCCGCTGTTCACCGACGCCTCGGAGAGGCAGCTCGACGGGCTGCACGACATCGCCCCGCCCGAAGGCCAGGACGTGCTGTTGACCGGCCTGGCCCAGATCAACCGCGACAGCTCCGACGCCATCACCTCCCGGCTGCCCCTGGTGCTGTCGGTGATCGCGGTCATCACGTTCGTGCTGCTGTTCCTGCTCACCGGCAGTGTGGTGCTGCCACTGAAAGCGTTGGTGCTCAACATCTTGTCGCTGACCGCGGCATTCGGGGCGCTGGTGTGGATCTTCCAGGACGGCCATCTCGGAGCGCTCGGCACCACACCGACCGGAACGCTCGTCGCGACGATGCCGGTGTTGTTGTTCTGCATCGCCTTCGGCCTGTCGATGGACTACGAGGTGTTCCTGATCTCGCGCATCCGCGAGTACTGGCTGGCCTCGGGCGGGTCGTCCGCCGAGGGTGGTTCCGTTGACGCCCACCGGCGCAGCGACGAGGCCGTGGCCCTCGGCCTGGCCCGCACCGGCCGGGTCGTCACCGCAGCGGCGCTGGTGATGTCGATCTCGTTCGCCGCGCTGATCGCGGCCAAGGTCGCGTTCATGCGGATGTTCGGCGTCGGCCTGACGCTGGCGATCCTCGCCGACGCCACCCTGGTGCGCATGCTTCTGGTGCCCACGTTCATGCACATGCTCGGTCGCTGGAACTGGTGGGCGCCGAAACCGTTGGTGAAACTGCACGAACGGATCGGGTTCAGTGAGACGCTGGGGGACGTCGAGGTCCCCGCCGCACGCAAGCCCGGGGAACGGGTTGCGACCGGGAACGAGAATGACTGA
- a CDS encoding class I SAM-dependent methyltransferase codes for MSDSVDNPFFARVWTAMAAREPENLRAMRRDNLAGLTGRVLEVGAGTGSNFAFYPDTVTEVVAVEPEHRLAAAAQEAADRAAVPIAVGTETVEEYAGAEPFDAVVCSLVLCSVRDPESVVAQLFSMLRPGGELRYLEHIASTGPRARLQRFADATVWPRLLGNCHTHRDTEKTITAAGFRVTGARRVWAFPAWVPVPTAEFALGVAVRP; via the coding sequence ATGAGCGACAGCGTGGATAACCCGTTCTTCGCGCGGGTGTGGACGGCGATGGCCGCACGCGAACCCGAGAACCTGCGCGCGATGCGCCGGGACAACCTTGCCGGGCTGACCGGTCGGGTACTGGAGGTCGGCGCAGGCACGGGAAGCAACTTCGCGTTCTATCCCGACACGGTGACCGAGGTGGTGGCCGTCGAACCCGAACACAGGCTCGCCGCGGCCGCGCAAGAGGCCGCCGACCGCGCCGCGGTGCCGATCGCCGTCGGCACCGAGACCGTCGAAGAGTACGCCGGCGCCGAACCGTTCGACGCGGTGGTGTGCTCACTGGTGCTGTGCTCGGTCAGGGACCCGGAATCGGTTGTGGCGCAACTATTCTCCATGCTGCGACCGGGTGGGGAGCTGCGCTACCTGGAACACATCGCCTCGACCGGGCCCCGGGCCCGGCTGCAGCGCTTCGCCGACGCCACCGTGTGGCCGCGACTGTTGGGCAACTGCCACACGCACAGGGACACCGAAAAGACCATCACCGCCGCCGGCTTCCGGGTCACCGGAGCCCGCCGGGTGTGGGCGTTCCCGGCGTGGGTGCCGGTGCCCACGGCCGAGTTCGCGCTCGGGGTGGCGGTCCGTCCCTAA
- a CDS encoding DoxX family protein, which translates to MNESPTRQSARPPGSEAAGDSRAIDLGLLILRLGIGAAVLQAGLIKVTDFSMTTQFMADADWRLPGFAAAMVSATEILGGLALLLGVLTPLAGCAALGAMLCAWAVNVSGAAFWSEPFNVPFLLGLGAATMIFTGAGRYSIDGLVPGRVAWPVRVRVLLVALAFVVAVATWVALYGVNPIHFTAPQAP; encoded by the coding sequence ATGAATGAGAGCCCCACACGACAGTCCGCCCGCCCACCCGGTTCGGAAGCGGCCGGCGACAGTCGCGCCATCGACCTTGGCCTGTTGATCCTGCGCCTCGGGATCGGCGCGGCGGTACTTCAGGCCGGCCTGATCAAGGTCACCGATTTCTCGATGACGACCCAGTTCATGGCCGACGCCGACTGGCGACTGCCGGGTTTCGCCGCGGCGATGGTCAGCGCCACCGAGATCCTCGGCGGCCTGGCACTGCTGCTCGGCGTGCTCACCCCGCTGGCCGGGTGCGCGGCACTCGGCGCGATGCTGTGCGCCTGGGCGGTCAACGTCTCGGGGGCGGCGTTCTGGTCCGAACCCTTCAACGTGCCGTTCCTGCTCGGACTGGGCGCGGCCACGATGATCTTCACCGGGGCGGGCAGGTACTCGATCGACGGCCTCGTCCCGGGCCGGGTCGCCTGGCCGGTGCGGGTCCGCGTGCTACTGGTGGCGCTCGCGTTCGTGGTGGCGGTGGCGACCTGGGTGGCGCTCTACGGCGTCAATCCGATCCACTTCACCGCGCCGCAGGCGCCGTGA